Proteins from a single region of Campylobacter lari:
- the nrdG gene encoding anaerobic ribonucleoside-triphosphate reductase activating protein — protein MQELNTIFLRLAGVIKESIVDGYGLRYVIFTQGCPHHCKGCHNPQTHDFNKGYLQDLASLYDDICKNPLLQGVTFSGGEPFMQAKNLSILAKHIKALGLDLTIYTGFTYEELLQEQAMKELLILADVLIDGKFILEQKDLSLKFKGSKNQRIIDVAKSLEQGKVILFEK, from the coding sequence ATGCAAGAATTAAACACGATTTTTCTTAGATTAGCCGGTGTCATAAAAGAATCCATAGTCGATGGCTATGGTTTGCGTTATGTGATTTTTACTCAAGGCTGCCCTCATCATTGCAAAGGTTGTCATAATCCACAAACACATGATTTTAACAAAGGATATTTGCAAGATTTAGCAAGTTTGTATGATGATATTTGTAAAAATCCTTTACTCCAAGGTGTTACTTTTAGTGGCGGGGAGCCTTTTATGCAAGCAAAAAATTTAAGTATTCTAGCAAAACACATTAAGGCTTTAGGACTTGATCTTACTATATATACAGGTTTTACTTATGAAGAGCTATTGCAAGAACAAGCTATGAAAGAATTGCTTATCTTAGCTGATGTTTTGATAGATGGGAAGTTTATTTTAGAGCAAAAAGACTTATCTTTAAAATTTAAAGGTAGTAAAAACCAACGCATTATTGATGTAGCAAAAAGCTTAGAGCAAGGCAAAGTAATACTTTTTGAAAAATAA
- the sodB gene encoding superoxide dismutase [Fe], with product MFELRKLPYEADAFGDFLSAETFAFHHGKHHQTYVNNLNNLIKDTEFAGKDLVYIIQNSNGGIFNNAAQVYNHDFYFDCIKPKTCCGCGCSLSDEFKAAVEKDFGSMENLKEEFIKGATGVFGSGWFWLVYNTQNQKLELVATSNAATPITEGKVPLLVVDVWEHAYYVDHRNARPVYLDKFYAHINWEFVVKAYEWAIKEGMNSVSFYANELHPLN from the coding sequence ATGTTTGAATTAAGAAAACTACCTTATGAAGCAGACGCTTTTGGAGACTTTTTGAGTGCAGAAACTTTTGCATTTCATCATGGCAAACACCATCAAACTTATGTAAATAACCTAAACAATCTTATCAAAGATACTGAATTTGCAGGAAAAGATTTAGTTTATATCATACAAAACTCAAATGGCGGAATTTTTAACAACGCTGCTCAAGTGTATAATCATGACTTTTATTTTGACTGCATTAAGCCAAAAACATGCTGTGGCTGTGGCTGTTCTTTAAGTGATGAGTTTAAAGCAGCGGTTGAAAAAGACTTTGGTTCTATGGAAAATTTAAAAGAAGAATTCATCAAAGGAGCTACAGGAGTATTTGGTTCTGGTTGGTTTTGGCTAGTTTATAACACTCAAAATCAAAAATTAGAATTAGTAGCTACAAGCAATGCTGCTACACCTATCACTGAAGGTAAAGTTCCACTTTTAGTAGTTGATGTGTGGGAGCATGCTTACTATGTAGATCACCGTAATGCACGCCCTGTGTATTTAGATAAATTCTACGCACACATTAACTGGGAATTTGTAGTAAAAGCTTATGAATGGGCTATCAAAGAAGGTATGAATTCAGTAAGCTTTTATGCAAATGAACTTCATCCGCTAAACTAA
- a CDS encoding anaerobic ribonucleoside triphosphate reductase has protein sequence MKIKFITKRDKSQVAFDIFKIKNAIFRANINSTDKKLENDELGRLCDEVVALLDENHAQVEQIQDKVEEVLIKNALINTAKSYILYRQKRTQIRNGSYDLLNLYDDLTFKDSKEADLKRENANINSDSAMGMMLKYGSEGAKYYVDECILPKHIANAHKNGDIHIHDKDFYMLTQTCCQIDLLKLFENGFSTGHGSLREPNDIRSYASLACIALQANQNEMHGGQSIPNFDFAMAKGVAKTFQKEYKKAINAFFEIKLEQNLDEQCFKNANFQVSSEKECFKELLKLDLNSDENFLKQANAYAYKRALKQTQDATFQAMEALVHNLNTMNSRAGAQVPFSTLNYGTDTSFEGQMVIENLLKATMKGLGNGETPIFPVQIFKVKEGINYNEKDPNYKLFKLAIECASKRLFPNFSFLDASFNAKYYKKNDYNSEVAYMGCRTRVMANVYDESKEITSGRGNLSFTSINLVRLAIEAKGNLELFYSLLKEKLELVYEQLLHRYKIQSLKKVKNFPFLMGEGIWIDSDSLKENDSVEKIIAHGTLAIGYIGLCESLIALVGSHHGQSQEARDLGLQIVRFMREFVDEKALKDKLNFSLIATPAEGLSGRFLKLDQKKYGILKGITDKDFYTNSFHIPVDFPISIYEKIQIEAPYHELNNGGHITYVELNGDVSKNLESFERIIKCMKESNIGYGSINFPLDRDPVCGYSGVINEFCPKCHRKEDDIKFERIRRITGYLVGTLDRFNDAKKAEVHARIKHDFS, from the coding sequence ATGAAAATAAAATTTATTACAAAAAGAGATAAAAGTCAAGTTGCATTTGATATTTTTAAAATTAAAAATGCTATTTTTAGAGCCAATATAAACTCTACTGATAAAAAATTAGAAAATGATGAATTAGGTAGGCTTTGTGATGAGGTTGTAGCTTTGCTTGATGAAAATCATGCACAGGTAGAACAAATTCAAGATAAAGTTGAAGAGGTTTTAATAAAAAATGCTTTAATCAATACTGCAAAATCTTATATATTATACCGCCAAAAAAGAACACAAATCCGCAATGGTAGCTATGATTTGCTAAATTTGTATGATGATTTAACCTTCAAAGATTCCAAAGAAGCTGATTTAAAAAGAGAAAATGCCAATATCAACTCAGATAGTGCTATGGGTATGATGTTAAAATATGGTTCAGAAGGAGCAAAATACTATGTAGATGAGTGTATTTTACCAAAACATATCGCAAATGCACATAAAAATGGCGATATACATATACACGATAAAGACTTTTATATGCTAACACAAACTTGTTGTCAAATAGACTTGTTAAAGCTTTTTGAAAATGGTTTTAGCACTGGACATGGAAGTTTGCGTGAGCCAAATGATATCAGATCTTATGCTTCTTTAGCTTGCATTGCTTTACAGGCTAATCAAAATGAAATGCATGGAGGTCAATCTATACCAAATTTTGATTTTGCTATGGCAAAGGGTGTGGCAAAGACTTTTCAAAAAGAGTATAAAAAGGCTATAAATGCTTTTTTTGAAATAAAATTAGAGCAAAACTTAGATGAGCAATGCTTTAAAAATGCTAATTTTCAAGTTTCAAGCGAAAAAGAATGCTTTAAAGAGCTTTTAAAGCTTGATTTAAATAGTGATGAGAATTTTTTAAAACAAGCAAATGCTTATGCTTACAAAAGAGCATTAAAGCAAACCCAAGATGCGACTTTTCAAGCTATGGAAGCTTTGGTGCATAATCTTAATACTATGAACTCAAGAGCAGGAGCTCAAGTGCCTTTTAGCACGCTAAATTATGGCACCGATACTTCTTTTGAAGGGCAAATGGTAATAGAAAATTTACTCAAAGCCACGATGAAAGGCTTAGGAAATGGTGAAACACCAATTTTTCCTGTGCAAATTTTTAAAGTAAAAGAAGGTATTAATTATAATGAAAAAGATCCAAACTACAAGCTTTTTAAACTCGCTATAGAATGTGCTTCTAAAAGACTTTTTCCAAATTTTAGCTTTTTAGATGCAAGCTTTAATGCAAAATACTATAAAAAAAATGATTATAATAGTGAAGTAGCTTATATGGGTTGTAGAACTAGGGTTATGGCAAATGTTTATGATGAGAGCAAAGAAATCACAAGTGGCAGGGGAAATTTAAGCTTTACAAGTATAAACCTTGTGCGTTTAGCCATAGAAGCCAAAGGAAATTTAGAGCTTTTTTACTCACTTTTAAAAGAAAAATTAGAGCTTGTGTATGAGCAATTACTTCATAGATATAAAATTCAAAGTCTAAAAAAGGTTAAAAATTTCCCATTTTTAATGGGCGAGGGAATTTGGATAGATTCAGATTCTTTAAAAGAAAATGATAGCGTAGAAAAAATCATAGCACACGGGACTTTAGCTATAGGTTATATAGGACTTTGTGAGAGTTTAATAGCTTTAGTAGGTTCTCATCATGGACAAAGTCAAGAAGCAAGGGATTTAGGTTTGCAAATCGTGCGTTTTATGCGTGAATTTGTCGATGAAAAAGCACTCAAAGATAAGCTTAATTTTTCACTCATAGCTACCCCGGCTGAAGGCTTAAGTGGAAGGTTTTTAAAGCTAGATCAAAAAAAATACGGCATTTTAAAAGGCATAACCGATAAAGATTTTTATACTAATTCTTTTCATATTCCTGTGGATTTTCCTATTAGTATATATGAAAAAATTCAAATCGAAGCCCCATATCATGAACTAAATAATGGTGGGCATATTACTTATGTAGAATTAAACGGCGATGTGAGTAAGAATTTAGAAAGTTTTGAACGCATTATAAAATGTATGAAAGAAAGCAATATAGGCTATGGCTCGATTAATTTCCCACTAGATAGAGATCCGGTATGTGGTTATAGTGGTGTGATAAATGAGTTTTGTCCAAAGTGCCATAGAAAAGAAGATGATATTAAATTTGAACGCATAAGAAGAATCACAGGTTATTTAGTAGGAACGCTTGATCGTTTTAATGACGCTAAAAAAGCTGAAGTTCATGCAAGAATTAAACACGATTTTTCTTAG
- the coaE gene encoding dephospho-CoA kinase (Dephospho-CoA kinase (CoaE) performs the final step in coenzyme A biosynthesis.) — MQNAYFVTSSIAGGKSSFIKIVQNLGFDTLSADVIAHELLNENANSIAKLFDNDDLLIAGKIDRKKLGAIVFNDLNAKKKLEGFLHPKIKEEILQKALILDKKNKAFFIELPLFFENNHYQDLGKSILIYAPKEILLKRLIQRDNLDENEALKRINLQLDIEEKLKKADFVIKNISSYEKFEENVLNFLKHTLKVKNEIL; from the coding sequence ATGCAAAATGCTTATTTTGTGACTTCAAGTATAGCAGGTGGAAAGTCAAGCTTTATAAAAATAGTTCAAAATTTGGGTTTTGATACTTTAAGTGCAGATGTGATAGCTCATGAGCTTTTAAATGAAAATGCTAATTCTATAGCTAAGCTTTTTGATAATGATGATTTACTTATAGCAGGAAAAATAGATAGAAAAAAGCTTGGTGCTATTGTATTTAATGATTTAAACGCCAAAAAAAAGTTAGAAGGTTTTTTACATCCTAAAATCAAAGAAGAAATTTTACAAAAAGCACTAATTTTAGATAAAAAAAACAAGGCTTTTTTTATAGAATTGCCTTTATTTTTTGAAAATAATCATTATCAAGATCTAGGAAAAAGTATATTGATTTATGCTCCAAAAGAAATTTTATTAAAAAGATTAATACAAAGAGATAATTTAGATGAAAATGAAGCCTTAAAAAGAATTAATTTGCAACTTGATATAGAAGAAAAACTAAAAAAAGCAGATTTTGTGATAAAAAATATTTCAAGTTATGAAAAATTTGAAGAAAATGTGCTAAATTTTTTAAAACATACTTTAAAGGTTAAAAATGAAATTTTATAA
- the purM gene encoding phosphoribosylformylglycinamidine cyclo-ligase has translation MNISYEDAGVSIDNGNTFVEAIKPLVKETFNENVLGGIGSFSGAFAMPSGFKNPVMLAATDGVGTKLRLAIDSQKFDTIGEDLVAMCVNDLICNFATPLFFLDYYASAKLDVEVAKKVVAGIANGCKKANCALIGGETAEMPGMYHNNDFDLAGFSVGMAEKDEIDRRNFVKNGDILLALPSSGLHSNGYSLARKVLFEAQKLKFDDKIDGKNLIDILLEPTRIYVKDFLKLKPFINALAHITGGGLVENLPRVFPRGIGAIIRKHHLKTPEIFYQIGQSVEEAEMYRSFNMGVGLVMVIDPSNVGKVLENSDAYVIGEVVLNEGVVLE, from the coding sequence ATGAATATAAGCTATGAAGATGCAGGCGTAAGTATAGACAATGGTAATACTTTTGTAGAAGCAATTAAGCCTTTAGTAAAAGAAACTTTTAATGAAAATGTTTTAGGTGGCATAGGCTCTTTTTCGGGTGCTTTTGCCATGCCAAGTGGTTTTAAAAATCCTGTTATGCTAGCAGCAACAGATGGGGTAGGCACAAAGTTGCGTCTTGCTATTGATAGTCAAAAATTTGACACCATAGGCGAAGATTTAGTAGCAATGTGCGTGAATGATTTAATTTGCAATTTTGCTACGCCTTTGTTTTTTCTAGACTATTATGCAAGTGCAAAGTTAGATGTAGAAGTAGCTAAAAAGGTTGTAGCAGGGATTGCTAATGGTTGTAAAAAAGCAAATTGTGCCTTAATAGGCGGAGAAACTGCTGAAATGCCTGGAATGTATCATAACAATGACTTTGACTTAGCAGGTTTTTCAGTGGGCATGGCTGAAAAAGATGAAATAGATAGAAGAAATTTTGTAAAAAATGGAGATATTTTACTAGCTTTGCCTAGTAGTGGGCTTCATTCTAATGGATATTCTTTAGCTAGAAAAGTATTATTTGAAGCACAAAAGCTTAAATTTGATGATAAAATAGATGGTAAAAATTTAATCGATATTTTACTTGAACCTACAAGAATTTATGTAAAAGACTTTTTAAAATTAAAACCCTTCATCAATGCACTAGCTCATATAACAGGTGGTGGTTTAGTAGAAAATTTACCTAGAGTTTTTCCAAGAGGAATAGGTGCTATTATTAGAAAACATCATCTAAAAACTCCTGAAATTTTTTATCAAATAGGCCAAAGCGTAGAAGAAGCTGAAATGTATAGAAGCTTTAACATGGGTGTGGGCTTAGTTATGGTGATAGATCCATCTAATGTAGGAAAAGTTTTAGAGAACTCAGATGCTTATGTAATAGGCGAAGTTGTGCTAAATGAAGGGGTTGTTTTAGAGTAA